A single region of the Nocardioides aurantiacus genome encodes:
- a CDS encoding TSUP family transporter produces MPADLSLTVLALLVLAGLAAGFVDAVVGGGGLIQLPALLVGLPGASPLQVLATNKLGSVFSTSASSLTYARRVRPDPRTFVPLMATAFLGSVLGALVASRLPREAFVPIVLVVLVVVGGYVLLRPSLGQVTALRFTGRHHVAAAMGTGVVVGFYDGVLGPGTGSFFVISLVGLLGYDFLQASAKAKIANWATNVAALVVFVPQGAVLWQVGLLIGLGNLVGAYVGARTAVSRGAGFVRVFFLLVVSAFVVRLGGEVLGWWG; encoded by the coding sequence GTGCCTGCCGACCTCTCGCTGACCGTGCTGGCGCTGCTGGTCCTGGCCGGCCTGGCCGCGGGCTTCGTCGACGCGGTGGTCGGCGGCGGCGGGCTGATCCAGCTCCCGGCCCTGCTCGTCGGCCTGCCGGGCGCCTCGCCGTTGCAGGTGCTGGCGACCAACAAGCTGGGGTCGGTGTTCTCGACCTCGGCCAGCAGCCTGACCTACGCGCGCCGGGTCCGACCCGACCCGCGCACCTTCGTGCCGCTCATGGCGACCGCCTTCCTCGGCTCCGTGCTGGGGGCACTGGTCGCGAGCCGGCTGCCGCGGGAGGCCTTCGTGCCGATCGTGCTGGTGGTGCTGGTGGTGGTCGGCGGCTACGTCCTGCTGCGCCCCTCGCTCGGCCAGGTGACCGCGCTGCGGTTCACCGGGCGCCACCACGTCGCGGCGGCGATGGGCACGGGCGTGGTCGTGGGGTTCTACGACGGCGTGCTCGGCCCCGGCACGGGCAGCTTCTTCGTGATCTCGCTGGTGGGGCTGCTGGGCTACGACTTCCTGCAGGCCTCGGCCAAGGCCAAGATCGCCAACTGGGCCACCAACGTCGCCGCGCTGGTCGTCTTCGTCCCGCAGGGCGCCGTGCTGTGGCAGGTCGGCCTGCTGATCGGGCTGGGCAACCTGGTCGGCGCCTACGTCGGTGCCCGCACCGCCGTCTCGCGCGGAGCGGGGTTCGTGCGGGTGTTCTTCCTGCTGGTCGTCTCGGCGTTCGTCGTCCGGCTGGGGGGCGAGGTGCTCGGCTGGTGGGGCTGA
- a CDS encoding DUF1992 domain-containing protein: protein MTDPSRHDVDHGRRPRADQERDDRTGRTAASTRIAHQARWVDLQIERAMERGEFDDLPGAGKPLGDLGSPYDRDWWLKKLIEREQVTGVLPEALQLRKEDGELDDVLDRETAEKRVREVVDGFNRRVVAARRQLQGGPPVVTPTRDADVEVRRWAERRDERARANAEALRAAAAAETAPERPRRWWRRR, encoded by the coding sequence ATGACCGACCCCTCCCGCCACGACGTCGACCACGGCCGTCGCCCCCGCGCCGACCAGGAGCGCGACGACCGGACTGGGCGCACCGCGGCCAGCACCCGCATCGCCCACCAGGCGCGGTGGGTCGACCTGCAGATCGAGCGGGCGATGGAGCGGGGCGAGTTCGACGACCTGCCCGGGGCCGGCAAGCCGCTGGGAGACCTCGGCTCGCCGTACGACCGCGACTGGTGGCTGAAGAAGCTCATCGAGCGCGAGCAGGTCACCGGCGTGCTGCCCGAGGCGCTGCAGCTGCGCAAGGAGGACGGCGAGCTCGACGACGTGCTCGACCGCGAGACCGCCGAGAAGCGGGTCCGCGAGGTCGTCGACGGCTTCAACCGCCGCGTGGTGGCCGCCCGCCGCCAGCTCCAGGGCGGGCCGCCCGTGGTGACGCCGACCCGCGACGCCGACGTGGAGGTACGCCGCTGGGCCGAGCGCCGCGACGAGCGCGCCCGCGCCAACGCCGAGGCGCTGCGGGCGGCGGCCGCCGCCGAGACCGCGCCCGAGCGACCCCGTCGCTGGTGGCGACGTCGATGA
- a CDS encoding class F sortase, translating to MRTPGAYAALAGLLLLAGCGGDPSSPRAEPPSPDAQPVTAGSTLAARPCPSRSEPFEPTRVDVPGVARGAAVMFPARARVDVPGTPSTDSVGKQQFAFDRVQEVQPGDRRGNVLLNAHTFPDGSALGNRLLEGLQEGGRLVLADGDRRLCYRVTERVEVSADTDFYRYYDKDGPARVAIVVCSGERLGPGVWTRRTVWFARPSA from the coding sequence ATGAGGACCCCCGGGGCGTACGCCGCCCTCGCGGGCCTGCTCCTGCTCGCCGGATGCGGCGGCGACCCGTCGTCCCCGCGGGCCGAGCCGCCCTCCCCGGACGCCCAGCCGGTGACCGCGGGCAGCACCCTCGCCGCACGTCCGTGCCCCAGCAGGTCGGAGCCGTTCGAGCCCACCCGGGTCGACGTGCCGGGCGTGGCCCGCGGCGCCGCCGTGATGTTCCCGGCGCGCGCCCGGGTCGACGTGCCGGGCACCCCGTCGACCGACAGCGTCGGCAAGCAGCAGTTCGCCTTCGACCGGGTGCAGGAGGTGCAGCCCGGCGACCGGCGCGGCAACGTGCTGCTCAACGCGCACACCTTCCCCGACGGCTCGGCGCTGGGCAACCGGCTGCTCGAGGGGCTGCAGGAGGGCGGTCGGCTGGTGCTCGCCGACGGCGACCGACGGCTCTGCTACCGCGTGACGGAGCGGGTCGAGGTCTCGGCCGACACCGACTTCTACCGCTACTACGACAAGGACGGCCCGGCCCGGGTCGCGATCGTGGTGTGCTCCGGCGAGCGGCTCGGCCCGGGCGTCTGGACCAGGCGCACCGTCTGGTTCGCCCGCCCCTCGGCCTGA
- a CDS encoding universal stress protein produces the protein MTIVVGHPPHKDDRSALQLAATLARSAGQDLRVVTVVPPAWPTPVAGGPDREFARWSREQGEAATAQAQQALAELCADLRSEVVTVAASSVAATLIEQAEQHDGAMVVVGSASHGAWGSVVVGSTADRLLHSSPVPVAVATRGHRAEAATRVRRATCAFRGDAASRAVLVRTARICREVGASLRVATFGVRGRTMYPPEVLGEQQVMEAYVARTSADQERAVAELGDLAPADVRTAVATGATWTEALEQLDWDRGDVLVVGSSAAGLVSRLFLGSDATRIVRHSPVPVIVVPRGA, from the coding sequence GTGACCATCGTCGTGGGGCACCCGCCCCACAAGGACGACCGGTCGGCGCTGCAGCTGGCCGCGACGCTCGCGCGCTCGGCCGGGCAGGACCTGCGGGTGGTCACCGTGGTGCCGCCGGCCTGGCCGACCCCGGTGGCAGGCGGGCCCGACAGGGAGTTCGCCCGGTGGTCGCGCGAGCAGGGCGAGGCGGCCACGGCGCAGGCGCAGCAGGCGCTGGCCGAGCTGTGCGCCGACCTGCGCAGCGAGGTCGTCACGGTCGCCGCCTCCTCGGTCGCGGCGACCCTGATCGAGCAGGCCGAGCAGCACGACGGCGCGATGGTGGTGGTCGGCTCGGCCTCGCACGGCGCCTGGGGCTCGGTGGTGGTCGGCTCGACGGCCGACCGGCTGCTCCACTCCTCGCCGGTGCCGGTCGCGGTGGCCACCCGCGGCCACCGGGCCGAGGCCGCCACGCGCGTACGCCGCGCCACCTGCGCCTTCCGTGGCGACGCCGCCTCCCGGGCGGTGCTCGTCCGCACCGCGCGCATCTGCCGCGAGGTCGGTGCCTCGCTGCGCGTGGCCACCTTCGGGGTCCGCGGCCGGACGATGTATCCCCCCGAGGTGCTCGGTGAGCAGCAGGTGATGGAGGCGTACGTCGCCCGGACCTCCGCCGACCAGGAGCGCGCCGTCGCCGAGCTCGGCGACCTCGCGCCCGCCGACGTCCGCACCGCGGTCGCGACCGGGGCGACGTGGACCGAGGCGCTCGAGCAGCTCGACTGGGACCGCGGCGACGTGCTGGTGGTCGGCTCCTCGGCCGCCGGCCTGGTCTCACGGCTGTTCCTGGGCTCCGACGCCACCCGGATCGTGCGTCACTCCCCGGTCCCGGTCATCGTGGTGCCGCGCGGCGCCTGA
- a CDS encoding amino acid permease encodes MTNLAQRGTAGLGEQLRRRKPIGAVRPGHGGELERSFGTFQLMMFGVGATVGTGIFFVLQEAVPDAGPAVVVSFLVAGLGAGLSAICYAEVAGAIPVSGSTYSYAYHALGELVAMVVVACVLLEYGVSSAAVAVGWSGYFNELLDNLVGVSLPDALSYSPIPFEDNTTGLVNLPAIVLVLMCMVLLVRGASESARVNTVMVLVKLGVLLMFVVIGFSAFEADHFDGFWDAGAAGVSAAAATIFFSFIGLDAVSTAGEEVRDPQRALPRAIMGALAVVVTIYVLVAVAGVGAQPVERFEDPEQQSAGLSVILENITGSSVPATVLAAGAVISIFSVTLVTLYGQTRILFAMGRDGMLPDRFASVNPRTLTPTFNTVVVSVVVAVIAGFVPADYLWDTVSIGTLIAFIVVATAVLVLRRTAPDLERPFRVPGYPVTPLLTIAVCLYILSGLAAITWLIFAVWLAVVLSFYLLWGRRHAALGRGEVATADVPEDRS; translated from the coding sequence ATGACCAACCTGGCGCAGCGCGGGACGGCCGGGCTCGGGGAGCAGCTGCGACGGCGCAAGCCGATCGGGGCGGTGCGCCCGGGCCACGGGGGCGAGCTGGAGCGCAGCTTCGGCACCTTCCAGCTGATGATGTTCGGTGTCGGCGCGACCGTCGGCACCGGCATCTTCTTCGTGCTGCAGGAGGCGGTCCCCGACGCCGGGCCGGCCGTGGTGGTCTCGTTCCTGGTGGCCGGGCTCGGGGCCGGGCTGTCGGCGATCTGCTACGCCGAGGTGGCCGGTGCGATCCCGGTGAGCGGGTCGACGTACAGCTACGCCTACCACGCGCTCGGCGAGCTGGTCGCGATGGTCGTGGTGGCCTGCGTCCTGCTGGAGTACGGCGTCAGCTCGGCCGCCGTCGCGGTCGGCTGGTCGGGCTACTTCAACGAGCTGCTCGACAACCTCGTCGGGGTCTCGCTGCCCGACGCGCTGTCCTACTCCCCGATCCCGTTCGAGGACAACACCACCGGCCTGGTCAACCTGCCGGCCATCGTGCTGGTGCTGATGTGCATGGTGCTGCTGGTCCGGGGGGCCAGCGAGTCTGCCCGCGTCAACACGGTCATGGTGCTGGTCAAGCTCGGCGTGCTGCTGATGTTCGTGGTGATCGGCTTCAGCGCCTTCGAGGCCGACCACTTCGACGGCTTCTGGGACGCCGGCGCCGCGGGGGTCAGCGCCGCGGCGGCGACGATCTTCTTCTCCTTCATCGGCCTCGACGCGGTCTCGACGGCCGGTGAGGAGGTGCGCGACCCGCAGCGGGCGCTGCCCCGGGCGATCATGGGCGCGCTGGCCGTGGTCGTGACGATCTACGTCCTGGTGGCCGTCGCCGGTGTCGGTGCCCAGCCGGTCGAGCGGTTCGAGGACCCCGAGCAGCAGAGCGCCGGCCTCTCGGTGATCCTCGAGAACATCACCGGCAGCAGCGTGCCCGCCACGGTCCTGGCGGCCGGCGCGGTGATCTCGATCTTCTCGGTCACCCTGGTGACGCTCTACGGCCAGACGCGCATCCTGTTCGCGATGGGCCGCGACGGGATGCTGCCCGACCGGTTCGCGTCGGTGAACCCGCGGACGCTCACCCCCACCTTCAACACCGTCGTGGTGTCGGTCGTGGTCGCGGTCATCGCCGGGTTCGTGCCCGCGGACTACCTGTGGGACACCGTCTCCATCGGCACGCTGATCGCCTTCATCGTGGTGGCGACAGCGGTGCTGGTGCTGCGGCGCACGGCGCCCGACCTGGAGCGCCCGTTCCGGGTCCCGGGCTACCCCGTGACGCCGCTGCTGACCATCGCGGTCTGCCTCTACATCCTCTCGGGCCTGGCCGCGATCACCTGGCTCATCTTCGCCGTCTGGCTGGCCGTGGTGCTGTCCTTCTACCTGCTGTGGGGCCGACGGCACGCGGCGCTGGGCCGTGGCGAGGTGGCCACCGCCGACGTGCCCGAGGACCGGTCGTGA
- the hutU gene encoding urocanate hydratase, protein MTENPRLPIHAATGTELTARSWQTEAPLRMLMNNLDPANAERPEDLVVYGGTGKAARSWEAYDALVRTLRDLRDDETMLVQSGKPVGVMRTHAWAPRVLIANSNLVGDWASWEEFRRLEDLGLTMYGQMTAGSWIYIGTQGILQGTFETFAAVADKKFGGTLAGTITLTAGLGGMGGAQPLAVTMNDGVAICVDVDQTRIERRIEHRYLDVRADSVEHALELAVEARDARRPLSIGVLGNAAEVFPHLLAIDAPIDVVTDQTSAHDPLSYLPVGVPFEDWHDAARRDPDGFTKDAQASMAAHVRAMVEFQDAGAEVFDYGNSIRDEARKGGYDRAFEFPGFVPAYIRPLFCEGRGPFRWAALSGDPADIAATDRAILELFPDNERLRKWITMAGERVSFQGLPARICWLGYGERHLAGLKFNEMVASGELKAPVVIGRDHLDAGSVASPYRETEAMLDGSDAIADWALLNALVNTASGATWVSIHHGGGVGMGRSIHAGQVCVADGTALAAEKIERVLTNDPGMGVIRHVDAGYDRAAEVAAERGVRVPMAEG, encoded by the coding sequence GTGACCGAGAACCCCCGCCTGCCCATCCACGCCGCCACCGGGACCGAGCTCACCGCTCGCTCCTGGCAGACCGAGGCGCCGCTGCGGATGCTGATGAACAACCTCGACCCGGCCAACGCCGAGCGTCCGGAGGACCTCGTGGTCTACGGCGGCACCGGCAAGGCGGCGCGGTCGTGGGAGGCCTACGACGCCCTGGTGCGCACCCTGCGCGACCTGCGCGACGACGAGACGATGCTCGTGCAGAGCGGCAAGCCCGTCGGGGTGATGCGCACCCACGCCTGGGCCCCGCGCGTGCTGATCGCCAACTCCAACCTGGTGGGCGACTGGGCCAGCTGGGAGGAGTTCCGGCGGCTCGAGGACCTCGGCCTGACGATGTACGGACAGATGACGGCCGGCTCCTGGATCTACATCGGCACCCAGGGGATCCTCCAGGGCACCTTCGAGACCTTCGCCGCCGTCGCGGACAAGAAGTTCGGCGGCACCCTGGCCGGCACCATCACGCTGACCGCCGGCCTCGGCGGCATGGGCGGGGCCCAGCCGCTCGCGGTGACGATGAACGACGGCGTCGCGATCTGCGTCGACGTCGACCAGACCCGGATCGAGCGTCGCATCGAGCACCGCTACCTCGACGTACGGGCGGACTCCGTGGAGCACGCCCTCGAGCTGGCCGTGGAGGCCCGCGACGCCCGCCGGCCGCTCAGCATCGGCGTGCTGGGCAACGCCGCCGAGGTGTTTCCCCACCTGCTCGCGATCGACGCCCCGATCGACGTCGTCACCGACCAGACCTCGGCCCACGACCCGCTGTCCTACCTGCCCGTCGGCGTGCCGTTCGAGGACTGGCACGACGCCGCCCGACGGGACCCCGACGGGTTCACCAAGGACGCCCAGGCCTCGATGGCCGCGCACGTGCGGGCGATGGTGGAGTTCCAGGACGCCGGCGCCGAGGTCTTCGACTACGGCAACTCGATCCGCGACGAGGCCCGCAAGGGCGGCTACGACCGGGCCTTCGAGTTCCCGGGGTTCGTCCCGGCCTACATCCGGCCGCTGTTCTGCGAGGGCAGGGGGCCGTTCCGCTGGGCCGCGCTGTCCGGCGACCCGGCCGACATCGCCGCCACCGACCGCGCCATCCTCGAGCTGTTCCCCGACAACGAGCGGCTCCGGAAGTGGATCACCATGGCCGGCGAGCGGGTCTCCTTCCAGGGGCTGCCGGCGCGGATCTGCTGGCTGGGGTACGGCGAGCGCCACCTCGCCGGGCTGAAGTTCAACGAGATGGTCGCCAGCGGCGAGCTGAAGGCGCCGGTCGTGATCGGCCGCGACCACCTCGACGCCGGTTCGGTCGCCTCGCCCTACCGCGAGACCGAGGCGATGCTCGACGGCTCCGACGCGATCGCCGACTGGGCGCTGCTCAACGCGCTGGTCAACACCGCCTCGGGCGCCACCTGGGTCTCGATCCACCACGGCGGCGGGGTCGGGATGGGGCGCTCCATCCACGCGGGCCAGGTCTGCGTCGCCGACGGCACCGCGCTGGCGGCGGAGAAGATCGAGCGGGTGCTCACCAACGACCCCGGGATGGGCGTCATCCGCCACGTCGACGCGGGTTACGACCGCGCCGCCGAGGTGGCCGCGGAGCGCGGCGTACGCGTCCCGATGGCGGAGGGCTGA
- the hutH gene encoding histidine ammonia-lyase, with product MDDAPRPRTVDRPVVEVGPGPLAPADVVAVARHGAAVRLTEDALVGIDRARAAVEELAASQTPVYGVSTGFGALATRHIPTEKRAQLQRSLVRSHAAGSGPEVEREVVRALVLLRLSTLATGRTGVRRETAQLMAAMLDAGITPVVHEHGSLGCSGDLAPLSHCALALIGEGEVRDADGVLRPAAEALAAAGLHPVELAAKEGLALINGTDGMLGMLVMALADLGMLLRTADVAAAMSVEGQLGTDRVFAAELQALRPHPGQAASAANLRVLLAGSGVVASHRGPDCTRVQDAYSLRCSPQVHGAARDTLEHCAVVAGRELASAVDNPVVVGDSVESNGNFHGAPVAYVLDFAAIVAADVASISERRTDRFLDRARSHGLPPFLADDPGVDSGLMIAQYTQAGIVSDLKRLAVPASVDSIPSSAMQEDHVSMGWAAARKLRRSVDGLTRVLAVEVMAAARALDLRRPLEPSPATGAVVDLLRAHGVRGPGPDRHLAPEIEACVDLVRSGAVVAAATAVIGEMQ from the coding sequence ATGGACGACGCCCCCCGCCCGCGCACCGTCGACCGGCCCGTCGTGGAGGTCGGTCCCGGGCCGCTCGCGCCGGCCGACGTGGTCGCCGTGGCGCGGCACGGCGCCGCCGTCCGGCTGACCGAGGATGCCCTGGTCGGCATCGACCGGGCGCGCGCCGCTGTCGAGGAGCTGGCCGCGTCGCAGACCCCGGTGTACGGCGTCTCGACCGGCTTCGGAGCGCTCGCCACCCGGCACATCCCCACCGAGAAGCGGGCACAGCTGCAGCGCTCGCTGGTCCGCTCCCACGCGGCCGGCTCCGGCCCGGAGGTCGAGCGCGAGGTGGTGCGGGCCCTGGTGCTGCTGCGGCTCTCCACGTTGGCGACCGGCCGGACCGGCGTACGACGGGAGACGGCGCAGCTGATGGCCGCGATGCTCGACGCGGGGATCACGCCCGTCGTCCACGAGCACGGCTCGCTCGGCTGCTCGGGCGACCTCGCCCCGCTCTCGCACTGCGCGCTGGCGCTGATCGGGGAGGGCGAGGTCCGCGACGCCGACGGGGTGCTGCGGCCGGCCGCCGAGGCGCTGGCCGCCGCCGGCCTGCATCCGGTCGAGCTGGCCGCCAAGGAGGGCCTGGCGCTGATCAACGGCACCGACGGGATGCTCGGGATGCTCGTGATGGCGCTGGCCGACCTGGGGATGCTGCTGCGCACCGCCGACGTCGCCGCGGCGATGTCGGTCGAGGGCCAGCTCGGCACCGACCGGGTCTTCGCCGCCGAGCTCCAGGCACTGCGCCCCCACCCGGGCCAGGCCGCGTCGGCCGCCAACCTGAGGGTGTTGCTGGCCGGCTCGGGCGTGGTGGCCTCCCACCGCGGGCCCGACTGCACACGGGTGCAGGACGCCTACTCGCTGCGCTGCTCGCCGCAGGTGCACGGCGCCGCCCGGGACACGCTCGAGCACTGCGCCGTGGTCGCGGGCCGGGAGCTGGCGAGCGCGGTCGACAACCCGGTGGTGGTGGGCGACAGCGTCGAGTCCAACGGCAACTTCCACGGGGCGCCGGTCGCCTACGTGCTCGACTTCGCGGCGATCGTGGCCGCCGACGTCGCCTCGATCAGCGAGCGACGCACCGACCGCTTCCTCGACCGCGCCCGCAGCCACGGCCTGCCGCCGTTCCTCGCCGACGACCCGGGTGTGGACAGCGGGCTGATGATCGCGCAGTACACCCAGGCCGGGATCGTCTCGGACCTCAAGCGGCTCGCCGTCCCGGCGAGCGTGGACTCGATCCCGTCCTCGGCGATGCAGGAGGACCACGTCTCGATGGGGTGGGCCGCCGCGCGCAAGCTGCGCCGCTCCGTCGACGGGCTCACCCGGGTGCTCGCCGTCGAGGTGATGGCCGCGGCCCGCGCGCTGGACCTGCGCCGGCCGCTCGAGCCCTCGCCGGCCACCGGCGCGGTGGTCGACCTGCTCCGCGCGCACGGCGTCCGCGGCCCCGGCCCGGACCGCCACCTGGCCCCCGAGATCGAGGCCTGTGTCGATCTCGTCCGCAGCGGGGCCGTCGTGGCCGCCGCGACCGCAGTGATCGGAGAGATGCAGTGA
- a CDS encoding IclR family transcriptional regulator has translation MSQVPAATRALRVLRFLAAQPDPVTLDRLAAEVGLPRSTAYHLVNTMIEEGFVVHLPEEHRYGLGVAAFEVGSGYARQAPLQRLARRQLASLVDAVGQSAHLAVLHGRDVLYVLEERAPGRPPLVSDVGVRLPAHLTASGRAVMAELPPPQVRALYPDRTAFVDRHGAGPQSLSALRSLLSETRQRGWAAEHGEVTPGFASVAAAVLDHNGHPAAGVAVTWPEDAGADEPELARAAQRTAAWLTRRIGGSGRPVGRTTEAT, from the coding sequence ATGAGCCAGGTGCCGGCAGCGACGCGCGCGCTGCGGGTGCTGCGGTTCCTCGCGGCGCAGCCCGACCCGGTGACGCTGGACCGGTTGGCCGCGGAGGTCGGACTGCCGCGGTCCACGGCGTACCACCTGGTCAACACCATGATCGAGGAGGGCTTCGTGGTGCACCTGCCCGAGGAGCACCGCTACGGGCTCGGGGTCGCGGCGTTCGAGGTCGGCAGCGGGTACGCCCGGCAGGCGCCGCTGCAGCGGCTGGCCCGCCGCCAGCTCGCCAGCCTGGTCGACGCCGTCGGGCAGAGCGCCCACCTCGCGGTGCTCCACGGCCGCGACGTGCTCTACGTGCTCGAGGAGCGGGCGCCGGGCCGACCGCCGCTGGTCAGCGACGTCGGCGTCCGGCTCCCGGCGCACCTCACCGCCAGCGGACGGGCCGTGATGGCCGAGCTGCCACCGCCCCAGGTGCGGGCCCTCTACCCCGACCGCACGGCGTTCGTGGACCGTCACGGGGCCGGTCCGCAGTCGCTGAGCGCGCTGCGGAGCCTGCTCAGCGAGACCCGGCAGCGGGGCTGGGCCGCCGAGCACGGCGAGGTCACCCCCGGCTTCGCCTCGGTGGCCGCCGCGGTGCTCGACCACAACGGGCACCCGGCGGCCGGGGTGGCGGTGACGTGGCCCGAGGACGCCGGCGCCGACGAGCCCGAGCTCGCCCGGGCCGCGCAGCGCACCGCCGCCTGGCTGACCCGTCGCATCGGCGGATCCGGACGCCCCGTCGGACGGACCACCGAGGCGACCTAG
- a CDS encoding MFS transporter, which produces MSPAVRSVVDPAAVGTRRRWAMLGASVAAQAAASVATNGWAFLIPAWRDERGLGLAAAGTLAAMPIAGTMLTLFGWGLLVDRWGERRVLLLGLAGTAAAGLVAARAEDLLLLGTALLLVGAFAASTSSASGRVVVGWFPPERRGLAMGVRQMAQPLGVAFAAATMAVTADRAGVTSAGAVPVASTLLALVAVAVLVLDPPRPRRTTANAANPYRAGSFLTRVHGVSVLLVVPQFLVWTYSLTWLVDSRGWTPAAAGALVAVTHVLGALGRIAVGHLSDVVGSRVRPLRWVAVGAAATMALLALTEPTGVAVVLLVIASTVTVADNGLAFTSVAEHAGPFWSGRALGVQNTAQYLAAAAVAPVAGLTITHWGYAAAFGLAALGPLTATALVPRDDAGAA; this is translated from the coding sequence GTGAGCCCCGCCGTCCGGTCCGTCGTCGACCCCGCCGCCGTGGGCACCCGCCGACGCTGGGCGATGCTCGGCGCCAGCGTGGCCGCGCAGGCCGCCGCCTCGGTCGCCACCAACGGCTGGGCGTTCCTGATCCCGGCCTGGCGCGACGAGCGGGGGCTCGGTCTCGCTGCGGCCGGCACCCTGGCCGCGATGCCGATCGCCGGCACCATGCTCACCCTGTTCGGCTGGGGCCTGCTGGTCGACCGCTGGGGCGAGCGGCGGGTGCTGCTGCTCGGCCTCGCCGGCACCGCGGCGGCCGGCCTGGTCGCGGCCCGCGCCGAGGACCTGCTGCTGCTCGGGACCGCCCTGCTGCTCGTCGGCGCGTTCGCCGCCAGCACCAGCTCGGCCAGCGGCCGGGTGGTGGTGGGCTGGTTCCCGCCGGAGCGTCGCGGCCTGGCGATGGGGGTGCGGCAGATGGCCCAGCCGCTCGGTGTCGCCTTCGCCGCGGCTACGATGGCGGTCACGGCCGACCGGGCCGGGGTCACCTCAGCGGGCGCGGTCCCGGTGGCCAGCACGCTGCTCGCCCTGGTGGCCGTGGCCGTGCTGGTGCTCGACCCGCCCCGGCCGCGGCGCACCACGGCGAACGCCGCCAACCCCTACCGCGCCGGCTCGTTCCTCACGCGCGTCCACGGCGTCTCGGTGCTGCTGGTCGTCCCGCAGTTCCTGGTGTGGACCTACTCGCTGACCTGGCTGGTCGACTCCCGCGGGTGGACGCCCGCCGCTGCCGGGGCGCTCGTCGCGGTCACCCACGTCCTCGGCGCGCTCGGCCGGATCGCGGTCGGCCACCTCTCCGACGTCGTCGGCTCGCGGGTCCGGCCGCTGCGCTGGGTCGCGGTCGGGGCCGCCGCGACCATGGCGCTGCTCGCGCTGACCGAGCCGACCGGCGTCGCCGTGGTGCTGCTGGTCATCGCCTCCACGGTCACGGTCGCCGACAACGGCCTGGCCTTCACCAGCGTCGCCGAGCACGCCGGGCCGTTCTGGTCCGGGCGCGCCCTGGGCGTGCAGAACACCGCGCAGTACCTCGCCGCCGCCGCTGTCGCCCCCGTCGCCGGCCTCACCATCACCCACTGGGGGTACGCCGCGGCCTTCGGCCTGGCCGCCCTGGGCCCGCTCACCGCCACCGCGCTCGTCCCCCGCGACGACGCCGGCGCCGCCTGA